The following proteins come from a genomic window of Nitrosopumilaceae archaeon AB1(1):
- a CDS encoding cation:proton antiporter yields MSIETHFIEIIIGIGILLFAAKLMAELFLRLKLPIVLGELLAGMIIGPFALGAFLIYDGNQLLTIGPEIRTLGEIGAIVILFMAGLEMTPKEFLKGGKSSLVVGTLGVVVPFGAGLAVFQFFGFDALQSMMIATALTATSIAISIQVLNEFGKIKTPEARLIIGAAIVDDILAIAILSVVVSLAADGNVENINILDVTLTIIQVLAFFAIMLVVSVVVMPRVITTRFWKAKGSIEGIATASFFGAAALAGSIGLSPIVGAFAVGMALSTTKVFAKVENYASKIGLIFAPLFFAIIGAQVDFRQVDWYIIMLNSIIIVVAIGTKLLGCGLPAWMFLKDRRRGMRVGIGMISRGEVGLIVAGVGVASGILTSSVYSTIVIMVAATTIITPIWLKLEYRKEMHNEGAMSNSNTKKFSDPDDKMIVQKDV; encoded by the coding sequence GTGAGTATTGAAACACATTTTATTGAGATAATTATCGGTATTGGAATTTTACTATTTGCTGCCAAACTTATGGCCGAATTATTCCTTAGACTCAAACTACCAATAGTATTAGGAGAGTTACTTGCAGGTATGATAATAGGACCCTTTGCACTGGGAGCATTCTTAATTTATGATGGCAATCAGCTATTAACTATAGGTCCGGAAATTCGCACATTAGGCGAGATTGGAGCAATTGTAATATTATTCATGGCAGGGTTAGAGATGACGCCTAAAGAATTTCTCAAAGGAGGCAAGAGTTCACTGGTCGTAGGAACACTAGGAGTGGTGGTTCCATTCGGTGCAGGACTTGCCGTATTTCAATTTTTTGGATTCGATGCACTTCAGTCTATGATGATCGCAACTGCACTAACTGCAACTAGTATCGCCATATCAATTCAAGTATTAAATGAGTTTGGAAAAATAAAGACACCAGAGGCCAGACTAATAATTGGCGCTGCCATAGTCGATGATATTTTAGCAATCGCAATTCTTTCAGTAGTAGTTTCACTCGCAGCTGACGGTAATGTTGAGAATATAAACATCTTGGATGTAACTTTGACAATTATTCAGGTGTTGGCATTCTTTGCAATAATGTTAGTGGTGTCAGTAGTAGTAATGCCCAGAGTAATCACAACACGATTTTGGAAGGCAAAGGGAAGTATCGAGGGAATAGCCACAGCCTCATTCTTTGGAGCAGCTGCCCTTGCCGGCTCTATTGGTCTGTCGCCAATTGTCGGAGCGTTTGCCGTAGGCATGGCATTATCCACTACCAAAGTATTTGCAAAGGTGGAAAACTATGCAAGTAAAATTGGGCTCATATTTGCTCCATTATTTTTCGCAATAATTGGCGCTCAGGTAGATTTTCGTCAAGTAGATTGGTATATCATAATGCTTAACTCCATAATTATTGTCGTTGCCATAGGCACCAAACTACTTGGTTGTGGATTGCCTGCATGGATGTTTCTCAAAGACAGACGCAGAGGTATGCGTGTCGGAATCGGGATGATATCCAGAGGTGAGGTAGGATTAATCGTGGCAGGTGTAGGTGTGGCATCTGGCATTTTAACATCTAGTGTATACTCTACCATAGTAATCATGGTAGCTGCCACCACAATAATTACGCCTATTTGGTTGAAACTCGAATACAGAAAAGAGATGCACAATGAAGGTGCAATGTCAAATAGTAATACAAAAAAGTTTTCAGATCCTGATGATAAGATGATTGTACAAAAAGATGTATGA
- a CDS encoding CFI-box-CTERM domain-containing protein, with translation MILCLLSAQTPDGTMMSSDTIDDTLMTDDIIEDTLMTDDTINDTLMTNAMNNTMNNTMMNNEKMASLPDSDGGCLVATAAYGTELSQQVQLLREVRDVTLMNTVHGASFMTSFSQIYYTFSPVIADVERENSLLRGMLQTLLYPLLSSISIMTLSDGSEVQTLGLGLAVILFNILLYISAPIFAIYYIKRIILLKCNI, from the coding sequence TTGATTCTATGTCTGCTTTCAGCTCAAACTCCTGATGGAACCATGATGTCTAGTGATACTATAGATGATACCCTGATGACCGATGATATTATAGAAGATACCCTGATGACTGATGATACTATAAATGATACCCTGATGACTAATGCAATGAATAACACCATGAATAACACCATGATGAATAATGAAAAGATGGCGTCTTTGCCTGATTCTGATGGCGGTTGTCTAGTTGCAACTGCAGCATATGGTACTGAACTATCACAGCAAGTACAACTCCTCAGAGAAGTACGTGATGTAACTTTGATGAATACCGTACATGGAGCATCATTTATGACATCATTCAGTCAAATCTATTATACATTCTCTCCTGTAATTGCAGATGTAGAGCGTGAAAACTCTCTACTACGTGGTATGCTTCAAACTCTGCTCTATCCTCTGCTTTCTAGTATATCTATAATGACTCTGTCTGATGGCTCTGAGGTGCAAACCCTTGGTTTGGGACTGGCAGTAATACTTTTCAACATTTTATTATACATCAGTGCTCCGATCTTTGCTATTTATTATATAAAACGTATCATATTACTAAAATGTAATATCTGA
- a CDS encoding DUF5011 domain-containing protein, whose amino-acid sequence MNLYIYGDLLHSTLRTLSIFVFIMLSTTILFTMESAFAQTTNPIITLTGSNPQYVERGSLYTEFGATTNDSSSITIGGDTVNVNIPGNYTVTYTVTNSSHVQENRIVVVQDTISPTVVGTPVYDTQIHTLTIKFSENVTINIANLNIGGLHAPTSINYSNNPTLPIFFNSGTTSFLTGGSEGNADTVFINFNTVSDISNNTLRASNYMLVLHNGLDITLHGSNPQYVEFGSNYTELGAAVSFYADLTINDSSVDITTLGNYTVIYTAINSTNSSHVVQVNRTVVVQDTTAPIITLIGNSTQYVEFASNYTDLNATTDDGTSVIIGGDPVNITQIGNYTVTYDATDTAGNIATQVNRIVIVQDTNAPIITLTGSNPQYVERGSPYTELGATTNDSSGITIGGDTVNINIPGNYTVTYTVTNSSHVQENRIVVVQDTISPTVVGTPVYDTQIHTLTIKFSENVTINIANLNIGGLHAPTSINYSNNPTLPIFFNSGTTSFLTGGSEGNADTVFINFNTVSDISNNTLRASNYMLVLHNGLDITLHGSNPQYVEFGSNYTELGAAVSFYADLTINDSSVDITTLGNYTVIYTAINSTNSSHVVQVNRTVVVQDTTAPIITLIGNSTQYVEFASNYTDLNATTDDGTSVIIGGDPVNITQIGNYTVTYDATDTAGNIATQVNRIVIVQDTNAPIITLTGSNPQYVERGSLYTEFGATTNDSSSITIGGDTVNINIPGNYTVTYTVTNSSHVQENRIVVVQDTISPTVVGTPVYDTQIHTLTIKFSENVTINIANLNIGGLHAPTSINYSNNPTLPIFFNSGTTSFLTGGSEGNADTVFINFNTVSDISNNTLRASNYMLVLHNGLDITLHGSNPQYVEFGSNYTELGAAVSFYADLTINDSSVDITTLGNYTVIYTAINSTNSSHVVQVNRTVVVQDTTAPIITLIGNSTQYVEFASNYTDLNATTDDGTSVIIGGDPVNITQIGNYTVTYDATDTAGNIATQVNRIVIVQDTNAPIITLTGSNPQYVERGSLYTEFGATTNDSSSITIGGDTVNINIPGNYTVTYTVTNSSHVQENRIVVVQDTISPTVVGTPVYDTQIHTLTIKFSENVTINIANLNIGGLHAPTSINYSNNPTLPIFFNSGTTSFLTGGSEGNADTVFINFNTVSDISNNTLRASNYMLVLHNGLDITLHGSNPQYVEFGSNYTELGAAVSFYADLTINDSSVDITTLGNYTVIYTAINSTNSSHVVQVNRTVVVQDTTAPIITLIGNSTQYVEFASNYTDLNATTDDGTSVIIGGDPVNITQIGNYTVTYDATDTAGNIATQVNRIVIVQDTNAPIITLTGSNPQYVERGSPYTELGATTNDSSGITIGGDTVNINIPGNYTVTYTVTNSSHVQENRIVVVQDTNAPIITLIGNSTQYIEFASNYTDLNATTDDGTSVIIGGDPVNITQIGNYTVTYDATDTAGNIATQVNRIVIVQDTTAPIITLIGNSTQYIEFASNYTDLNATTDDGTSVIIGGDPVNITQIGNYTVTYDATDTAGNIATQVNRIVIVQDTNAPIITLIGNSTQYVEFASNYTDLNATTDDGTSVIIGGDPVNITQIGNYTVTYDATDTAGNIATQVNRIVIVQDTTAPIITLIGNSTQYIEFASNYTDLNATTDDGTSVIIGGDPVNITQIGNYTVTYDATDTAGNIATQVNRIVIVQDTTAPIITLIGNSTQYVEFASNYTDLNATTDDGTSVIIGGDPVNITQIGNYTVTYDATDTAGNIATQVNRIVIVQDTTAPIITLTGSNPQYVERGSPYTELGATTNDSSSITIGGDTVNINIPGNYTVTYTVTNSSHVQENRIVVVQDTISPTVVGTPVYDTQIHTLTIKFSENVTINIANLNIGGLHAPTSINYSNNPTLPIFFNSGTTSFLTGGSEGNADTVFINFNTVSDISNNTLRASNYMLVLHNGLDITLHGSNPQYVEFGSNYTELGVAVSFYADLTINDSSVDITTLGNYTVIYTAINSTNSSHVVQVNRTVVVQDTTAPIITLTGSNPQIIELNSSYIELGATVNGNSTLIINNSSVNTTQIGNYTVTYDATDTAGNIATQVNRTVIVRDTTPPTIVGIPIYETQTHTLTITFNENVNISNPAGFGILAGNSTTTSIDYLNNPTLVLTFTSQVTTLLLSPNTLPSDVSVFANSNSVQDNSNNGITAVASSPLTLQHIILEDNFVIDPSTLHIDSEIILNSSYHNVTINYTATTNSTINLDRGLTTKFVSTNNITLNIPTDTVITHDGTWNSEFVLPHFDTFIAPNPQNPATINTPIIVITFGSLNTSLNLNKIADIVFEGYGGMNYSAYYQSSAPGSIPQFISNCGISNVTEITNLLTNTSTNECVVDDGMNVIFYTNHFTTFALISSSIIATSLPNTGITPVSVGGGGGGGNSGGVGNILSSGHNPLMAESTLYSISWKVSDGKKLIEIVAGPLSDNAFVTISSANVGIVTTEPSSSQPYTDRVIYLGQVGSDEKFVYIKAGVYANTFFTSEQKLVNISEPTGSVTFDSMSAFSSNS is encoded by the coding sequence TTGAATTTATACATATATGGTGACTTGTTACATTCTACTCTTAGAACTCTGAGCATATTTGTTTTCATTATGCTCTCTACAACTATTCTTTTTACTATGGAATCTGCCTTTGCACAGACAACAAATCCAATAATTACTCTCACCGGTTCCAATCCACAATATGTAGAACGTGGCTCACTCTATACTGAATTTGGTGCTACTACCAATGACAGTAGTAGTATAACAATAGGAGGTGACACTGTTAATGTCAACATACCGGGAAATTATACCGTGACATACACTGTAACAAATTCATCACATGTGCAAGAAAATAGAATTGTGGTTGTTCAAGATACTATTAGTCCCACAGTTGTTGGTACTCCTGTTTATGATACACAAATACATACTCTGACTATAAAATTTAGTGAAAATGTAACAATTAATATTGCAAACTTGAATATCGGGGGATTACACGCACCTACTAGTATTAATTATTCAAACAATCCAACTCTACCCATATTTTTTAATAGTGGAACAACTAGTTTTCTAACCGGTGGATCAGAGGGAAATGCTGACACTGTTTTTATTAATTTTAACACTGTTTCAGATATTTCAAATAATACTTTGCGTGCATCAAATTATATGTTAGTACTACATAATGGATTAGATATCACTCTACATGGTTCCAATCCACAATATGTAGAATTTGGCTCAAACTATACTGAACTTGGAGCTGCTGTTAGTTTCTATGCCGATTTAACAATAAATGATTCATCTGTAGATATTACCACACTGGGAAACTATACTGTTATCTACACTGCAATCAATTCAACAAACTCATCACATGTTGTACAAGTGAATAGAACTGTGGTTGTTCAAGACACCACTGCTCCAATAATTACTCTCATAGGTAATAGCACACAATATGTAGAATTTGCCTCAAACTATACAGATCTTAATGCCACCACAGATGATGGTACTAGTGTAATAATAGGCGGTGATCCTGTCAATATCACACAAATAGGAAACTATACTGTAACTTATGATGCAACAGATACGGCAGGAAATATTGCTACTCAAGTGAATAGAATTGTAATTGTTCAAGACACCAATGCCCCAATAATTACTCTCACCGGTTCCAATCCACAATATGTAGAACGTGGCTCACCCTATACTGAATTGGGTGCTACTACTAATGACAGTAGTGGTATAACAATAGGAGGTGACACTGTTAATATCAACATACCGGGAAATTATACCGTGACATACACTGTAACAAATTCATCACATGTGCAAGAAAATAGAATAGTGGTTGTTCAAGATACTATTAGTCCCACAGTTGTTGGTACTCCTGTTTATGATACACAAATACATACTCTGACTATAAAATTTAGTGAAAATGTAACAATTAATATTGCAAACTTGAATATCGGGGGATTACACGCACCTACTAGTATTAATTATTCAAACAATCCAACTCTACCCATATTTTTTAATAGTGGAACAACTAGTTTTCTAACCGGTGGATCAGAGGGAAATGCTGACACTGTTTTTATTAATTTTAACACTGTTTCGGATATTTCAAATAATACTTTGCGTGCATCAAATTATATGTTAGTACTACATAATGGATTAGATATCACTCTACATGGTTCCAATCCACAATATGTAGAATTTGGCTCAAACTATACTGAACTTGGAGCTGCTGTTAGTTTCTATGCCGATTTAACAATAAATGATTCATCTGTAGATATTACCACACTGGGAAACTATACTGTTATCTACACTGCAATCAATTCAACAAACTCATCACATGTTGTACAAGTGAATAGAACTGTGGTTGTTCAAGACACCACTGCTCCAATAATTACTCTCATAGGTAATAGCACACAATATGTAGAATTTGCCTCAAACTATACAGATCTTAATGCCACCACAGATGATGGTACTAGTGTAATAATAGGCGGTGATCCTGTCAATATCACACAAATAGGAAACTATACTGTAACTTATGATGCAACAGATACGGCAGGAAATATTGCTACTCAAGTGAATAGAATTGTAATTGTTCAAGACACCAATGCCCCAATAATTACTCTCACCGGTTCCAATCCACAATATGTAGAACGTGGCTCACTCTATACTGAATTTGGTGCTACTACCAATGACAGTAGTAGTATAACAATAGGAGGTGACACTGTTAATATCAACATACCGGGAAATTATACCGTGACATACACTGTAACAAATTCATCACATGTGCAAGAAAATAGAATAGTGGTTGTTCAAGATACTATTAGTCCCACAGTTGTTGGTACTCCTGTTTATGATACACAAATACATACTCTGACTATAAAATTTAGTGAAAATGTAACAATTAATATTGCAAACTTGAATATCGGGGGATTACACGCACCTACTAGTATTAATTATTCAAACAATCCAACTCTACCCATATTTTTTAATAGTGGAACAACTAGTTTTCTAACCGGTGGATCAGAGGGAAATGCTGACACTGTTTTTATTAATTTTAACACTGTTTCAGATATTTCAAATAATACTTTGCGTGCATCAAATTATATGTTAGTACTACATAATGGATTAGATATCACTCTACATGGTTCCAATCCACAATATGTAGAATTTGGCTCAAACTATACTGAACTTGGAGCTGCTGTTAGTTTCTATGCCGATTTAACAATAAATGATTCATCTGTAGATATTACCACACTGGGAAACTATACTGTTATCTACACTGCAATCAATTCAACAAACTCATCACATGTTGTACAAGTGAATAGAACTGTGGTTGTTCAAGACACCACTGCTCCAATAATTACTCTCATAGGTAATAGCACACAATATGTAGAATTTGCCTCAAACTATACAGATCTTAATGCCACCACAGATGATGGTACTAGTGTAATAATAGGCGGTGATCCTGTCAATATCACACAAATAGGAAACTATACTGTAACTTATGATGCAACAGATACGGCAGGAAATATTGCTACTCAAGTGAATAGAATTGTAATTGTTCAAGACACCAATGCCCCAATAATTACTCTCACCGGTTCCAATCCACAATATGTAGAACGTGGCTCACTCTATACTGAATTTGGTGCTACTACTAATGACAGTAGTAGTATAACAATAGGAGGTGACACTGTTAATATCAACATACCGGGAAATTATACCGTGACATACACTGTAACAAATTCATCACATGTGCAAGAAAATAGAATAGTGGTTGTTCAAGATACTATTAGTCCCACAGTTGTTGGTACTCCTGTTTATGATACACAAATACATACTCTGACTATAAAATTTAGTGAAAATGTAACAATTAATATTGCAAACTTGAATATCGGGGGATTACACGCACCTACTAGTATTAATTATTCAAACAATCCAACTCTACCCATATTTTTTAATAGTGGAACAACTAGTTTTCTAACCGGTGGATCAGAGGGAAATGCTGACACTGTTTTTATTAATTTTAACACTGTTTCAGATATTTCAAATAATACTTTGCGTGCATCAAATTATATGTTAGTACTACATAATGGATTAGATATCACTCTACATGGTTCCAATCCACAATATGTAGAATTTGGCTCAAACTATACTGAACTTGGAGCTGCTGTTAGTTTCTATGCCGATTTAACAATAAATGATTCATCTGTAGATATTACCACACTGGGAAACTATACTGTTATCTACACTGCAATCAATTCAACAAACTCATCACATGTTGTACAAGTGAATAGAACTGTGGTTGTTCAAGACACCACTGCTCCAATAATTACTCTCATAGGTAATAGCACACAATATGTAGAATTTGCCTCAAACTATACAGATCTTAATGCCACCACAGATGATGGTACTAGTGTAATAATAGGCGGTGATCCTGTCAATATCACACAAATAGGAAACTATACTGTAACTTATGATGCAACAGATACGGCAGGAAATATTGCTACTCAAGTGAATAGAATTGTAATTGTTCAAGACACCAATGCCCCAATAATTACTCTCACCGGTTCCAATCCACAATATGTAGAACGTGGCTCACCCTATACTGAATTGGGTGCTACTACTAATGACAGTAGTGGTATAACAATAGGAGGTGACACTGTTAATATCAACATACCGGGAAATTATACCGTGACATACACTGTAACAAATTCATCACATGTACAAGAAAATAGAATAGTGGTTGTTCAAGACACCAATGCCCCAATAATTACTCTCATAGGTAATAGCACACAATATATAGAATTTGCCTCAAACTATACAGATCTTAATGCCACCACAGATGATGGTACTAGTGTAATAATAGGCGGTGATCCTGTCAATATCACACAAATAGGAAACTATACTGTAACTTATGATGCAACAGATACGGCAGGAAATATTGCTACTCAAGTGAATAGAATTGTAATTGTTCAAGACACCACTGCCCCAATAATTACTCTCATAGGTAATAGCACACAATATATAGAATTTGCCTCAAACTATACAGATCTTAATGCCACCACAGATGATGGTACTAGTGTAATAATAGGCGGTGATCCTGTCAATATCACACAAATAGGAAACTATACTGTAACTTATGATGCAACAGATACGGCAGGAAATATTGCTACTCAAGTGAATAGAATTGTAATTGTTCAAGACACCAATGCCCCAATAATTACTCTCATAGGTAATAGCACACAATATGTAGAATTTGCCTCAAACTATACAGATCTTAATGCCACCACAGATGATGGTACTAGTGTAATAATAGGCGGTGATCCTGTCAATATCACACAAATAGGAAACTATACTGTAACTTATGATGCAACAGATACGGCAGGAAATATTGCTACTCAAGTGAATAGAATTGTAATTGTTCAAGACACCACTGCCCCAATAATTACTCTCATAGGTAATAGCACACAATATATAGAATTTGCCTCAAACTATACAGATCTTAATGCCACCACAGATGATGGTACTAGTGTAATAATAGGCGGTGATCCTGTCAATATCACACAAATAGGAAACTATACTGTAACTTATGATGCAACAGATACGGCAGGAAATATTGCTACTCAAGTGAATAGAATTGTAATTGTTCAAGACACCACTGCCCCAATAATTACTCTCATAGGTAATAGCACACAATATGTAGAATTTGCCTCAAACTATACAGATCTTAATGCCACCACAGATGATGGTACTAGTGTAATAATAGGCGGTGATCCTGTCAATATCACACAAATAGGAAACTATACTGTAACTTATGATGCAACAGATACGGCAGGAAATATTGCTACTCAAGTGAATAGAATTGTAATTGTTCAAGACACCACTGCCCCAATAATTACTCTCACCGGTTCCAATCCACAATATGTAGAACGTGGCTCACCCTATACTGAATTGGGTGCTACTACTAATGACAGTAGTAGTATAACAATAGGAGGTGACACTGTTAATATCAACATACCGGGAAATTATACCGTGACATACACTGTAACAAATTCATCACATGTGCAAGAAAATAGAATAGTGGTTGTTCAAGATACTATTAGTCCCACAGTTGTTGGTACTCCTGTTTATGATACACAAATACATACTCTGACTATAAAATTTAGTGAAAATGTAACAATTAATATTGCAAACTTGAATATCGGGGGATTACACGCACCTACTAGTATTAATTATTCAAACAATCCAACTCTACCCATATTTTTTAATAGTGGAACAACTAGTTTTCTAACCGGTGGATCAGAGGGAAATGCTGACACTGTTTTTATTAATTTTAACACTGTTTCAGATATTTCAAATAATACTTTGCGTGCATCAAATTATATGTTAGTACTACATAATGGATTAGATATCACTCTACATGGTTCCAATCCACAATATGTAGAATTTGGCTCAAACTATACTGAACTTGGAGTTGCTGTTAGTTTCTATGCCGATTTAACAATAAATGATTCATCTGTAGATATTACCACACTGGGAAACTATACTGTTATCTACACTGCAATCAATTCAACAAACTCATCACATGTTGTACAAGTGAATAGAACTGTGGTTGTTCAAGACACCACTGCCCCAATAATTACTCTCACCGGTTCCAATCCACAAATCATAGAACTCAACTCATCATACATTGAACTTGGTGCCACCGTTAACGGAAACTCCACACTAATAATAAACAACTCGTCTGTCAATACCACACAAATAGGAAACTATACTGTAACTTATGATGCAACAGATACGGCAGGAAATATTGCTACTCAAGTGAATAGAACTGTAATTGTTCGTGATACTACTCCCCCAACAATTGTCGGTATTCCTATCTATGAAACACAAACACATACCTTGACTATCACATTTAATGAAAATGTAAACATATCTAATCCTGCAGGATTTGGTATACTTGCAGGAAATAGTACCACTACTAGTATTGATTATTTAAATAATCCTACTTTGGTTCTAACTTTTACAAGTCAAGTAACTACTCTTCTACTTTCTCCAAATACACTACCCTCTGATGTCAGTGTGTTTGCTAATTCCAATTCTGTTCAAGATAATTCAAATAATGGTATAACTGCAGTAGCATCTAGTCCTTTAACCTTACAACATATTATTTTAGAAGATAATTTTGTAATAGACCCTTCTACTTTACATATAGACTCTGAAATTATTCTAAATTCTTCATATCATAATGTTACTATCAATTATACAGCTACTACAAACAGCACTATTAATCTAGATAGGGGACTGACTACTAAATTTGTATCTACAAATAATATCACACTCAATATTCCTACTGATACTGTTATCACTCATGATGGTACCTGGAATTCAGAATTTGTACTGCCACACTTTGACACTTTCATAGCACCTAATCCCCAAAACCCAGCCACCATAAACACTCCAATTATAGTTATAACTTTCGGTTCTCTAAATACATCTCTTAATCTAAACAAAATCGCAGATATTGTATTTGAAGGTTATGGGGGGATGAATTATAGCGCATATTATCAAAGTTCTGCTCCTGGTTCTATTCCACAATTTATCTCCAATTGTGGTATTAGTAATGTTACCGAAATTACCAATTTACTTACAAATACATCTACAAATGAATGTGTGGTTGATGATGGAATGAATGTAATTTTCTATACAAACCATTTTACTACTTTTGCTCTGATATCCTCTTCAATTATTGCTACTAGTTTACCTAATACTGGAATAACACCTGTATCTGTTGGTGGCGGCGGCGGTGGTGGGAACTCTGGAGGTGTAGGAAATATACTATCTAGTGGTCACAACCCCCTGATGGCTGAATCTACACTCTATTCAATATCTTGGAAAGTGTCTGATGGTAAAAAACTGATTGAAATCGTTGCCGGGCCTTTATCTGATAATGCTTTTGTAACTATTAGTAGTGCCAACGTAGGAATTGTAACTACAGAGCCCTCTTCTTCACAGCCATATACTGATAGAGTCATCTATCTTGGTCAAGTTGGCTCTGATGAAAAATTTGTATATATAAAGGCTGGTGTATATGCTAATACTTTTTTTACAAGTGAGCAAAAACTAGTCAATATTTCAGAACCTACAGGCTCTGTAACATTTGATTCTATGTCTGCTTTCAGCTCAAACTCCTGA
- a CDS encoding ABC transporter substrate-binding protein translates to MDSGKKIKVGIGIAIIIIIIIGAALVVMEFIDNVEGITGLITSSVINEGITGIIEGSELMGDVSIGVLLPLTGDLSSHGTENFEAARFGVITFNEHLDKINAPWDLIMVGEDSATNPVIALEKITSLNAKGIGVVVGVETSSNIKNVKGYTDANNMLIVSCCSTAPALAIANDSVYRLAPDDRNQGIALSKLVKDAGIENMIIVWRGDVWGDGLSKATKEAFQERGGIVTDDIRYNPESPEFSASVSLLAEQVQDSVDEYGVDNVAIVYLAFGEVLQFMQSAASHDILDDVRWFGPDAYTRDYNLINDPIGAKFAETVQLTTVLVGSSDNDVVKDIDNYVMSTLGRAPNTYAYSDF, encoded by the coding sequence TTGGATTCAGGTAAGAAAATTAAAGTTGGTATAGGAATAGCCATAATTATTATAATAATAATTGGAGCTGCACTAGTAGTAATGGAGTTTATTGATAATGTCGAAGGAATTACTGGACTGATAACATCTAGCGTAATTAATGAGGGAATTACTGGTATAATAGAGGGCTCTGAATTAATGGGAGACGTTTCCATAGGAGTTCTTTTACCATTAACAGGGGATCTGTCCTCTCATGGAACTGAGAATTTTGAAGCTGCCAGATTTGGCGTAATCACATTTAACGAGCATCTAGATAAAATTAATGCTCCCTGGGATTTGATCATGGTTGGAGAGGATTCAGCTACAAATCCTGTAATAGCTCTAGAGAAGATAACTTCTCTTAATGCAAAAGGAATTGGTGTTGTAGTTGGTGTTGAGACTAGTTCTAACATTAAGAATGTTAAAGGGTACACAGACGCAAATAATATGTTGATAGTTAGTTGTTGTTCAACTGCACCTGCATTGGCAATTGCAAATGATAGTGTGTATCGTCTAGCCCCTGATGATAGAAATCAGGGCATAGCTCTCTCAAAATTAGTTAAAGATGCAGGTATAGAAAACATGATTATAGTATGGAGAGGAGATGTATGGGGCGATGGATTGAGTAAAGCTACAAAAGAGGCATTTCAGGAAAGAGGTGGCATAGTTACTGATGATATTCGTTACAATCCTGAATCTCCAGAATTTTCTGCATCAGTATCACTTCTTGCTGAACAAGTACAAGATAGTGTAGATGAGTATGGAGTAGATAATGTAGCAATCGTATATTTGGCATTTGGTGAAGTCTTGCAGTTTATGCAATCAGCAGCATCTCATGACATACTAGATGATGTGCGATGGTTTGGTCCTGATGCATATACGAGAGATTATAATTTGATTAATGATCCAATAGGGGCAAAATTTGCAGAGACTGTACAGCTAACCACTGTTTTAGTTGGATCATCAGATAACGACGTGGTTAAGGATATAGACAATTATGTTATGAGTACTCTAGGCAGAGCTCCAAATACGTATGCATATTCAGACTTTTGA